A stretch of the Bdellovibrio sp. 22V genome encodes the following:
- the rplQ gene encoding 50S ribosomal protein L17, with translation MSSHRRRVKHFDRKSGPRKALLRGLVTSLVEHGRITTTVDRAKEVRRHIEKAITLGKKGDLATTRLLMSRYPNKEAVATIMKDLAPRFKTRPGGYTRIIKIGRRPGDTAEMAFLEFVDYDFEAKGAAAEAKEAKAKAEPKAAKATATKAKKASTKLVAAKKKSVKKTQKKARAAARA, from the coding sequence ATGAGTTCACACAGAAGAAGAGTAAAACATTTCGATCGTAAATCTGGCCCAAGAAAAGCTTTGTTGAGAGGTCTTGTAACTTCTCTTGTTGAGCATGGCCGTATCACTACAACTGTTGACCGTGCTAAAGAAGTACGTCGTCACATTGAAAAAGCAATCACTCTTGGTAAAAAAGGTGACTTGGCAACAACTCGTTTGTTGATGTCTCGCTACCCAAATAAAGAAGCTGTTGCGACTATCATGAAGGACCTTGCTCCTCGCTTTAAGACACGTCCTGGTGGTTACACTCGTATCATCAAGATTGGTCGTCGTCCTGGTGACACTGCTGAGATGGCATTCCTTGAGTTCGTAGACTACGATTTCGAAGCTAAAGGTGCAGCTGCTGAAGCAAAAGAAGCTAAAGCAAAAGCAGAACCTAAAGCGGCTAAAGCAACTGCTACAAAAGCAAAAAAAGCTTCTACTAAGCTTGTTGCTGCTAAGAAAAAGTCTGTTAAGAAAACTCAAAAGAAAGCAAGAGCAGCAGCTCGCGCTTAA
- a CDS encoding TlpA disulfide reductase family protein: MSQHLKAFIVVVILAVAGVWGYTHFFGSKEGKAPSAYSALEVMEKEGVPNFETKDLNGTSFDLKSYQGKVVILNFWASWCAPCIEEVPSLIKLVKEFKGDVQLIAVSGDSNREDIEVFMKSFPELKDTNIKIVWDEDRALMKQYQVSRLPESLVINPEQKLAKKLVGSIDWYNQDSIAYIKTLFSKPQ, from the coding sequence ATGAGCCAACATCTTAAAGCCTTTATTGTCGTTGTTATTCTTGCTGTGGCAGGGGTGTGGGGTTACACGCATTTCTTCGGCAGCAAAGAGGGTAAGGCTCCTTCGGCGTATTCAGCGCTGGAAGTTATGGAAAAAGAAGGGGTGCCGAACTTTGAAACCAAGGATCTTAACGGGACGTCGTTTGATCTTAAAAGCTATCAAGGCAAAGTGGTTATCCTCAATTTTTGGGCTTCGTGGTGCGCACCTTGTATTGAGGAAGTGCCGTCGCTGATCAAGCTTGTGAAAGAGTTTAAAGGCGATGTGCAGTTGATCGCGGTTTCAGGAGATAGCAACCGGGAAGACATCGAAGTCTTCATGAAGTCATTCCCAGAGCTGAAAGATACTAATATCAAAATCGTGTGGGATGAGGACCGTGCCCTGATGAAGCAGTACCAGGTTTCTCGCCTTCCGGAGTCTTTGGTGATCAATCCCGAGCAAAAGTTAGCGAAGAAACTGGTTGGCTCTATTGATTGGTATAATCAAGACTCGATCGCTTATATCAAAACTCTCTTCAGCAAACCTCAGTAG
- a CDS encoding TIGR03545 family protein codes for MATQPQDQQKKKSKGPIRWEAIIPATIIVLLIVAYFHFFFDGHLRRALEWAGYKAVGAEVNIANLETSFFKASLRVQGIEVTDAEKPTHDSIKIGDIRFSMLWDALLRAKVVVNEAAVEQIEFGVKRKRPGKVKPPEADDGKPGATEVLKKRALEEAQGQAGDNVLGDVIAMLGGSDANVQLEKLKESLPSKAMLEKFDADLKGKQQAWDARLKTLPQEKDIRALNDRLNKVKYKDFKSPQELQTSIQELDRIYKEGDAMYKQVQSTGDDLGKDLKAVESQYKQIETQIKTDVKTLEQHFRIPQLDAKAMTMAVFNRYLAPYKSKFYRYKEMADKYIPPNLKKKGEKDEVPIQPHPREEGISYEFGRPNSYPLVWIKRTAVSSQAGSSPDAGDIKGEITDITTNQALTGKPTVASLSGDFPGKEIFGFLLRLSLDNTKAESEIDYRFKVDSYSILGKELLQTPDVQIAFNKAIGSMGIEGKVIGLKNIILGMENKFSKVDYLITSKNEIADQILKAVFAGIPVVTLNVQGQGVFPDIPLSINSNLGPELQKGFEKQIQAKINEARKNIEAAVNQEIGKQKAQIDAQINQLRGEFDSQVKKAQSELDNQKKQVESRVEQAKKDAENQGRKQLEKEGQKAVDELKKRFGL; via the coding sequence ATGGCAACACAACCTCAAGATCAGCAAAAGAAAAAATCCAAAGGTCCTATTCGCTGGGAAGCGATCATTCCCGCTACGATCATCGTGCTTTTAATTGTGGCGTACTTTCATTTCTTCTTCGACGGACATCTTCGTCGTGCTCTCGAATGGGCGGGCTACAAAGCTGTTGGAGCCGAAGTGAACATCGCGAATCTCGAAACCAGCTTTTTCAAAGCCAGCTTGCGCGTACAAGGCATCGAAGTGACGGATGCAGAGAAGCCGACGCATGACTCGATCAAAATCGGCGACATTCGGTTTTCTATGCTTTGGGACGCTCTTTTGCGCGCGAAAGTCGTCGTGAATGAAGCGGCTGTCGAACAAATCGAATTCGGCGTTAAAAGAAAACGCCCGGGCAAAGTAAAACCTCCCGAGGCTGACGATGGAAAACCCGGCGCTACTGAAGTTTTGAAGAAACGCGCCCTGGAAGAAGCGCAAGGACAAGCCGGCGATAACGTCCTTGGAGACGTCATTGCAATGCTCGGCGGTTCTGATGCCAACGTACAATTGGAAAAACTGAAAGAGTCTTTGCCGTCCAAAGCGATGCTCGAAAAATTCGATGCCGATCTGAAAGGCAAACAGCAAGCCTGGGATGCGCGTCTTAAAACCTTGCCGCAAGAAAAAGATATTCGCGCTTTGAATGATCGCTTGAACAAAGTGAAATACAAAGACTTTAAATCACCACAAGAGCTGCAGACGTCCATTCAGGAGTTGGATCGCATCTACAAAGAAGGCGACGCCATGTACAAGCAAGTGCAAAGCACTGGCGACGATCTTGGTAAAGATTTAAAAGCGGTCGAATCCCAGTACAAACAAATCGAGACCCAGATTAAGACAGATGTTAAAACGCTCGAACAGCACTTCCGTATTCCACAGTTGGATGCGAAAGCAATGACGATGGCGGTATTCAACCGCTACCTTGCGCCTTACAAATCCAAGTTCTATCGCTACAAAGAAATGGCGGATAAATACATCCCGCCAAATCTTAAAAAGAAAGGCGAAAAGGACGAGGTCCCTATTCAACCGCATCCGCGCGAAGAAGGAATCAGCTACGAATTTGGCAGACCGAATTCTTATCCACTCGTCTGGATCAAGCGGACAGCCGTAAGCTCTCAGGCCGGATCGTCTCCTGACGCGGGCGACATCAAAGGCGAGATCACGGATATCACCACAAACCAAGCTTTGACCGGAAAGCCCACGGTCGCTTCTTTGTCTGGTGACTTCCCTGGCAAAGAGATCTTCGGATTCTTGCTTCGTCTTTCTCTCGACAACACGAAAGCGGAAAGCGAAATTGACTACCGCTTTAAGGTCGACTCTTATTCTATTTTGGGGAAAGAGCTTTTGCAGACACCAGACGTGCAAATCGCGTTTAATAAAGCCATCGGCAGCATGGGCATTGAAGGCAAAGTCATCGGTCTTAAAAATATTATCCTGGGCATGGAGAATAAATTCTCGAAAGTTGATTATCTTATCACTTCCAAGAATGAGATCGCCGATCAAATCCTGAAAGCCGTCTTTGCCGGCATCCCCGTTGTGACCCTGAACGTGCAGGGCCAAGGCGTGTTCCCGGATATTCCGTTGTCGATCAACTCGAACTTGGGACCGGAACTGCAAAAAGGATTTGAAAAACAAATCCAGGCTAAAATCAACGAAGCTCGCAAAAACATCGAAGCCGCCGTAAACCAAGAAATTGGAAAACAGAAAGCGCAAATTGATGCGCAAATAAATCAATTGCGTGGCGAATTCGACTCTCAAGTGAAGAAAGCTCAAAGTGAACTTGATAATCAGAAGAAACAAGTCGAGTCGCGCGTTGAGCAAGCCAAGAAAGACGCCGAAAATCAAGGGCGCAAACAACTCGAGAAAGAAGGACAGAAAGCTGTCGACGAGTTGAAGAAAAGATTCGGTCTTTAA
- a CDS encoding TIGR03546 family protein, which produces MTLLLKQIFNFLKLLNSDTGTTQLAAGMSLGLILGFAPFLSIQTFIVFLIIFVFRVQIGAAFVSAFFFKFVAFLFDTPAHHLGKAVLETEGLRPLFTAMYNMPFVPMTRFNNSIVMGSMIVSILLLPFAFFGFKALIIKYRATVVARFKNTKFWKAFAATKFYNWYLKYDELYG; this is translated from the coding sequence ATGACTCTCTTACTGAAGCAGATTTTCAACTTCCTAAAACTCCTGAATTCAGATACAGGCACCACGCAGTTGGCGGCCGGTATGTCTCTGGGATTGATTTTGGGATTCGCGCCCTTTCTTTCGATTCAAACATTCATTGTGTTCTTGATCATCTTTGTGTTCAGAGTGCAAATTGGCGCCGCTTTTGTTTCCGCATTTTTCTTTAAGTTCGTCGCGTTCCTCTTCGACACTCCCGCGCACCATCTTGGCAAAGCTGTCTTGGAAACCGAAGGTCTGCGCCCGCTTTTCACGGCGATGTACAACATGCCTTTTGTGCCGATGACAAGATTCAACAATAGCATCGTGATGGGTTCGATGATTGTTTCCATTCTTTTGCTCCCATTTGCATTTTTTGGCTTCAAAGCTTTGATCATCAAGTACAGAGCGACCGTCGTGGCGCGCTTCAAAAACACGAAGTTCTGGAAAGCCTTCGCCGCGACAAAGTTTTACAACTGGTATCTTAAATACGACGAGCTGTACGGATAG
- a CDS encoding HAD-IIIA family hydrolase, protein MMRWENLILDTVQIGGSLVFLAEKAPSQQREWFKPLQSHFAHEIPFVLRRTDDLLTEKFKTRPEDLVIVFSEQKEVLKKLNHVLQGQRVLVTEHEGEKNPYVDFAWNCDEEVWTHALQSLRANWDRLQAPVDFAKSGESPCLFLDRDDVIVKNVPYNKDPDAVQLMPGIEELINRAHAAGYWVALVTNQSGLGRGWISWHDYQLVHQQMMRLLAQKGCWIDECVWSPFIDQEGVPQGRFLAGLRKPRAGMFQMVHAKLKVNMSKSAMVGDSASDLMAAFSAGVKDLYLFNSEKVEKEKQELYRFQTENPQFSYNLILDFKEVEI, encoded by the coding sequence ATGATGCGTTGGGAAAATCTTATCCTTGATACGGTTCAAATCGGCGGAAGTCTGGTTTTCCTTGCCGAGAAAGCTCCATCGCAACAGCGCGAATGGTTTAAGCCGTTGCAAAGTCATTTTGCGCACGAAATTCCATTTGTTCTTCGTCGCACCGACGATCTCTTAACGGAAAAATTTAAAACGCGTCCGGAGGATCTTGTTATTGTTTTCTCGGAACAAAAAGAGGTGCTTAAAAAACTCAATCACGTTTTGCAGGGGCAAAGAGTTTTAGTTACCGAGCATGAAGGGGAGAAAAACCCTTACGTGGATTTTGCCTGGAACTGCGATGAAGAAGTGTGGACTCATGCATTGCAGAGTTTGCGTGCAAACTGGGACCGTCTGCAGGCTCCGGTGGATTTTGCCAAAAGTGGCGAGTCACCTTGTCTTTTTCTCGATCGTGATGATGTCATCGTGAAGAACGTGCCTTACAATAAAGATCCCGATGCAGTTCAGTTGATGCCGGGGATTGAAGAATTGATCAACCGCGCCCATGCTGCCGGTTACTGGGTGGCTTTAGTCACCAATCAATCTGGTTTAGGACGTGGCTGGATTTCGTGGCACGACTATCAACTTGTCCATCAACAAATGATGCGTCTTCTGGCGCAAAAAGGTTGCTGGATCGACGAGTGTGTTTGGTCACCGTTTATTGATCAAGAGGGCGTTCCGCAAGGCCGTTTTCTGGCAGGGCTTCGCAAGCCTCGTGCGGGCATGTTTCAAATGGTGCATGCAAAGCTGAAGGTCAATATGAGCAAGTCCGCGATGGTGGGAGATAGTGCTTCCGATTTAATGGCTGCTTTTTCTGCGGGAGTAAAAGATCTTTATCTTTTTAACTCTGAAAAAGTGGAAAAAGAAAAGCAGGAGCTTTATCGTTTTCAAACGGAAAACCCGCAGTTTTCTTACAATCTCATTCTTGATTTCAAGGAAGTGGAGATCTAG
- a CDS encoding lysylphosphatidylglycerol synthase transmembrane domain-containing protein, with protein MVKHTKKLLVQSFKILFSAGIIYWLVQSGKINFAALKNLLTPTAAAVALGLVLINLFFASERWRILIRSQDVAASPFSVFKLSLIGSFFNFAMPGGVGGDVIKAYYFTRDNPGSKVIAVTSVLMDRVLGLFAMVLLALLVMTYDFNHIVQTPALLTLFYFISGLFAAFVISLSLVFSQKIYDKGVLKKIIAKLPLSEKFLKLYESMHLYGRDGKRFILVIFLSLISQACAIVFLYLAGSMAGFTDVPAKTYFLVAPLGFMATAIPVSPAGVGVGQAAFYFLFNLYTGTTSELGPTTITAYQVATFITSLLGAFFYLRRKDRVETADLIDQP; from the coding sequence ATGGTAAAGCACACGAAAAAGCTCCTGGTTCAGTCTTTCAAGATCCTGTTTTCTGCAGGCATCATTTACTGGCTGGTCCAATCAGGAAAAATTAATTTTGCAGCTTTAAAGAACTTGCTGACGCCGACAGCGGCCGCAGTGGCTTTAGGTCTTGTGCTTATCAATCTTTTCTTTGCCAGCGAACGTTGGCGTATTCTTATCCGCTCGCAAGATGTAGCCGCCAGTCCCTTCTCGGTTTTTAAACTCAGTTTGATCGGCAGCTTCTTTAACTTCGCCATGCCCGGCGGAGTCGGCGGAGATGTTATCAAAGCTTACTACTTCACACGCGACAATCCCGGCAGCAAAGTCATTGCCGTGACAAGCGTTCTTATGGATCGCGTATTGGGCTTATTTGCGATGGTGCTTCTAGCACTCCTCGTAATGACTTACGATTTCAACCACATCGTGCAAACGCCGGCTTTGTTGACGTTGTTTTATTTCATCTCCGGTCTTTTCGCGGCTTTTGTGATTTCTCTTTCCTTGGTTTTTTCACAGAAAATTTATGACAAAGGCGTTCTGAAAAAAATCATCGCGAAACTGCCTCTCTCGGAAAAGTTTTTAAAACTTTACGAAAGCATGCACCTTTATGGCCGCGATGGTAAGCGCTTTATTCTTGTGATTTTCCTCAGCTTGATCTCGCAGGCTTGCGCCATTGTATTCCTCTATCTTGCGGGGTCTATGGCGGGCTTTACGGATGTTCCCGCAAAGACCTATTTCCTCGTGGCACCTTTGGGCTTTATGGCGACGGCCATTCCCGTTTCGCCAGCAGGTGTTGGCGTGGGCCAAGCGGCTTTCTATTTTCTTTTTAACTTGTATACGGGAACAACAAGCGAGCTCGGCCCGACAACAATCACGGCTTATCAAGTTGCCACATTTATTACGAGTTTGCTTGGCGCTTTCTTCTATTTGCGCCGCAAAGACCGTGTGGAAACAGCGGATCTTATCGACCAGCCTTGA
- the kdsA gene encoding 3-deoxy-8-phosphooctulonate synthase, which produces MNTGFGPLKKPVVLKTAHETITWGDGKNFVLFAGPDIIEDEGMVLETGKEIQRITRALGIPWILKCSFDKANRQSASSFRGPGVNSALKSLEKIKGELGCALLTDVHETIQVKETAEVADVLQIPAFLSRQTDLLVETAKTGKVIHIKKGQFLAPWDMKAIAQKAVNAGNDKILLCERGTTFGYNRLINDMTGLVEMRRLGYPVIMDCTHSTQLPGATGESSGGRGDMVWPLARAAMAVGVDGIFLETHPNPEKALCDGPTSLRLDNLETVLTNLKKIWTTHF; this is translated from the coding sequence ATGAACACAGGATTTGGTCCTTTAAAAAAACCAGTTGTCTTAAAGACAGCTCACGAAACAATCACTTGGGGTGACGGCAAAAACTTCGTGTTATTTGCCGGTCCTGACATTATCGAAGACGAAGGCATGGTGCTTGAGACAGGAAAAGAAATCCAACGCATCACTCGCGCGTTGGGTATTCCTTGGATTTTGAAATGCTCTTTCGATAAAGCCAACCGCCAAAGCGCTTCAAGCTTCCGCGGACCGGGTGTAAACTCCGCTCTTAAGAGCTTGGAAAAAATCAAAGGCGAATTGGGCTGCGCTCTTTTGACAGACGTGCACGAAACAATTCAAGTGAAAGAGACGGCCGAAGTCGCAGACGTTTTGCAAATTCCGGCGTTTCTCTCTCGCCAAACGGACCTTCTTGTTGAGACCGCAAAAACAGGCAAAGTTATTCATATCAAAAAGGGTCAATTCTTGGCTCCTTGGGATATGAAAGCTATCGCCCAAAAAGCCGTGAATGCTGGCAACGATAAGATTCTTCTTTGCGAGCGCGGAACGACTTTCGGTTACAATCGTCTTATCAACGACATGACCGGCTTGGTTGAAATGCGTCGCTTGGGTTACCCGGTGATCATGGACTGCACGCACTCCACACAGCTTCCTGGAGCTACCGGAGAAAGCAGCGGCGGCCGTGGCGACATGGTATGGCCTTTGGCTCGCGCCGCGATGGCTGTCGGCGTGGATGGCATCTTCCTTGAGACACATCCAAATCCAGAAAAAGCTCTTTGTGACGGACCAACTTCTCTGCGTTTGGATAATTTGGAGACCGTTCTTACAAATCTTAAAAAAATCTGGACGACTCATTTCTAA